In one window of bacterium DNA:
- a CDS encoding acetate--CoA ligase — protein sequence MKKLFNPKSIAVIGASRQEGKVGHSVLKNLLQYGYPGKIYPINPKAEEILRIRAYSTIFAVEGEIDLAVVAIPSQFVPSILKDCVNRGIGTVVIISAGFKESGKQGSQLERELVETIKNSGIRVLGPNCLGIIDTASNLNASFAAGMPSPGNIAFFSQSGALCTAVLDWALGEDVGFSKFISLGNKADIDEVDLLLTLAEDHETKVILGYLEGVSNGTRFMEVAREVSRKKPVIIIKSGRTQAGARAASSHTGTLTGLDTAYEAAFRQCGIIRAETVQTLFDYAIAFAYQPLPRGPNLAILTNAGGPGIIAADAVENSILQMASFRENTISKLRKELPPNASIYNPVDVIGDAGADRYEKAMKTIVDDPGVDSLTVILAPQAMTKIKETAEVIRKISSAVSDKPIVSSFMGRLEVKEGIRILRSGKIPNYSYPERTISALEAMVKYRKWKETPSGKTLSFEINKKKAEEIFTKAKEKSEANLTTEETREVLSAYGFSLPQRIVTETSREAISAANSLGYPVVMKIVSPDILHKSDVGGVKVGITEKSQVAISFEDLISNAKRFMPEALILGVTVEEMIAPGKEVVLGSSRDPSFGPLLMFGLGGIYVEVLKDVSFRIAPLTFNEAELMIKEIRSYPILKGVRGEEPSDLIAVRESLLRLSQLVTDFSEILEIDINPLMVLPAGKGAVVIDSRLTIKI from the coding sequence ATGAAAAAACTTTTCAACCCTAAATCAATAGCAGTTATCGGTGCTTCCCGCCAGGAAGGAAAAGTTGGCCATAGCGTTTTGAAAAATCTCCTCCAATATGGCTACCCAGGAAAGATTTATCCCATCAATCCCAAAGCAGAAGAAATTTTGAGAATAAGAGCATATTCCACAATTTTTGCTGTGGAAGGGGAGATAGACCTCGCTGTGGTTGCCATTCCTTCTCAATTTGTTCCTTCTATCCTTAAAGATTGCGTGAACAGAGGAATCGGCACAGTAGTTATTATTTCAGCCGGCTTCAAAGAATCTGGTAAACAGGGTTCTCAACTCGAAAGAGAATTAGTTGAAACTATCAAAAACTCAGGTATAAGGGTACTCGGTCCGAATTGTCTTGGAATTATCGATACTGCTTCAAACCTCAACGCCTCTTTTGCCGCAGGTATGCCTTCCCCAGGAAATATTGCCTTCTTTTCCCAATCTGGCGCTCTATGTACTGCCGTTTTAGATTGGGCACTTGGGGAAGATGTCGGATTCTCAAAATTCATTAGCCTGGGAAACAAGGCAGATATCGACGAGGTGGACCTGTTGCTTACCTTGGCTGAGGACCATGAAACCAAAGTCATCCTCGGCTACCTGGAAGGAGTAAGCAATGGGACTAGATTTATGGAAGTAGCTAGAGAGGTTTCCCGAAAAAAACCTGTTATTATTATCAAATCTGGACGGACACAAGCCGGTGCAAGAGCTGCCTCTTCACACACAGGAACCTTGACAGGTTTGGACACCGCCTATGAAGCTGCTTTTAGACAATGTGGGATAATCAGAGCTGAGACAGTACAAACTCTTTTTGATTACGCTATTGCCTTTGCCTATCAACCTCTTCCCCGAGGACCAAATCTTGCTATTCTGACCAATGCCGGTGGTCCGGGAATTATTGCAGCTGATGCAGTAGAAAATTCTATTCTCCAGATGGCTTCTTTCAGGGAAAACACAATTAGTAAACTCCGAAAAGAACTCCCCCCTAACGCTTCCATATATAATCCAGTTGATGTGATTGGCGATGCAGGAGCAGATCGTTATGAGAAGGCAATGAAAACCATCGTTGATGACCCGGGAGTTGATAGCCTTACTGTAATTCTGGCTCCTCAAGCGATGACTAAGATAAAAGAAACGGCAGAAGTTATACGCAAAATTTCCTCAGCAGTCTCTGACAAACCCATTGTCTCTTCCTTTATGGGACGGTTGGAAGTTAAAGAAGGTATAAGGATTTTGCGTTCGGGAAAGATACCCAATTATTCTTACCCGGAGCGTACCATTTCTGCTCTGGAGGCTATGGTTAAGTACCGAAAGTGGAAAGAGACACCTTCTGGCAAGACTCTGTCTTTTGAGATAAATAAGAAGAAAGCAGAGGAGATTTTCACAAAAGCGAAAGAGAAAAGCGAAGCGAATTTGACTACCGAAGAGACAAGAGAAGTGCTCTCAGCCTATGGTTTTTCTCTTCCCCAGAGAATCGTTACTGAGACTTCGCGTGAGGCAATCTCTGCGGCGAACTCTCTCGGTTACCCCGTGGTGATGAAGATTGTCTCACCCGATATTTTACACAAATCTGATGTAGGGGGAGTTAAGGTGGGAATCACTGAGAAGTCTCAAGTTGCCATAAGCTTTGAAGACCTCATCTCAAATGCAAAGAGATTTATGCCGGAAGCGTTAATCCTGGGAGTAACTGTAGAAGAGATGATTGCACCAGGGAAAGAGGTAGTATTAGGCTCCTCCAGAGATCCGTCCTTCGGTCCTCTTCTTATGTTCGGGCTTGGGGGAATCTATGTAGAAGTCCTTAAAGACGTATCTTTCAGAATTGCGCCATTAACTTTCAATGAAGCAGAGTTAATGATAAAAGAAATTCGTTCATACCCAATTCTTAAAGGAGTGAGAGGAGAAGAACCTTCTGACTTAATAGCAGTTAGAGAGTCTCTGTTAAGACTGTCTCAACTGGTTACAGATTTTTCCGAAATTTTGGAGATTGATATAAATCCATTGATGGTTTTACCTGCGGGGAAAGGAGCTGTGGTAATAGACTCCCGCTTAACAATAAAAATTTAA
- a CDS encoding phosphotransacetylase family protein — MVSLYVGSTSEYSGKTLVCIGLGKRFQNDGISVAYFKPLGKLPVRVGKVLTDEDGVSMEEILGLRDPLDLVCPVVLTQDLTIQAYTKKIKNIEDKVIDAYNKISKGRNLVLIGGAGNLNEGSFLGIPGKKLIKKMKAKTVLINKCETDISVDSILAASEFLGESFIGVVLNRVASDRIDYFKRRIVPFLKREGIEVLGMIPQDTLLNAISIGELCNNLGGEILCCDDKLDELVEHFMIGAMNVEGALRYFRKVQNKAVITGGDRPDIQLAALETSTRCIILTGNLFPSNIIISRAEERQVPMILVKEDTLTTVEKIESLLRRLRVSGKKKVTRAVELVNREINFRYLYDKLGIKAK; from the coding sequence ATGGTCTCTCTATATGTAGGTTCTACTTCCGAATATTCCGGAAAGACTCTGGTTTGTATAGGTTTGGGAAAGAGGTTTCAAAACGATGGTATATCTGTTGCCTATTTTAAACCTCTGGGAAAACTTCCTGTTAGAGTAGGAAAGGTATTAACTGACGAAGACGGAGTCTCCATGGAGGAAATTTTGGGACTACGGGACCCACTCGATTTAGTTTGCCCGGTTGTTTTGACTCAGGACCTCACCATTCAAGCCTATACGAAAAAAATAAAAAATATCGAGGATAAAGTGATTGACGCTTATAATAAGATTTCTAAGGGTAGAAATTTGGTTCTAATAGGAGGAGCGGGTAATCTCAACGAAGGTTCATTCTTAGGTATCCCCGGAAAAAAACTAATTAAAAAAATGAAAGCAAAAACCGTATTAATTAACAAATGCGAAACAGATATTTCAGTAGACTCTATTCTTGCTGCCAGCGAGTTTCTGGGAGAAAGTTTTATAGGTGTTGTTCTAAACCGCGTAGCCTCAGACAGGATTGACTATTTCAAAAGGAGAATAGTTCCTTTTTTGAAAAGAGAGGGAATCGAAGTTTTAGGCATGATTCCTCAGGATACCTTATTAAATGCTATTAGCATTGGCGAACTCTGTAATAACCTGGGAGGAGAAATTCTTTGTTGCGATGATAAGCTGGACGAGCTAGTGGAACATTTTATGATAGGGGCTATGAATGTCGAAGGGGCTTTAAGGTATTTCCGAAAAGTTCAAAACAAAGCGGTTATTACTGGAGGTGACCGCCCGGACATCCAGCTTGCTGCCCTGGAAACCTCGACGAGATGCATTATTTTAACAGGCAACCTTTTCCCCAGCAATATTATAATTTCTCGGGCAGAAGAACGGCAAGTACCGATGATATTGGTTAAAGAAGACACACTCACAACGGTTGAAAAAATAGAAAGCCTACTGAGACGCTTGAGAGTTAGCGGGAAGAAGAAGGTGACCAGAGCAGTAGAACTGGTTAATCGGGAGATAAATTTCCGGTATTTATATGATAAATTAGGTATCAAGGCAAAATAA